The Thermotoga sp. SG1 genome includes a window with the following:
- a CDS encoding glycosyl hydrolase codes for MKRLLFLMLALIFVNLEGKILLVIGQDLDSVREYVRSGYFPVPGGVTTYTDIATLNGLYNDADWGAGLINAKKCLEEFPNSALVIGLYMVNMLDGVISGKYDRQIEILAEFIKEANRLVYLRIGYEFDGIWNNYDPEKYKATFRYITEKLRDFLGDKKDLLFTVWQSCSSPLNVILRNYRKPDISLWYPGDDYVDFVGLSWFLPANERYRKAPSQKELAEEVVAFARFHKKPVIIAEASPQGYNLSELTRANISPVLDGPAGEKKVKKTPEEIWNEWFKPFFEFVYENSDVIKVVAYINADWDSQPMWGPPYANGYWGDSRVQINPVIRDLWLKEITKPIWKHGE; via the coding sequence ATGAAAAGACTCCTCTTTCTAATGCTGGCGCTGATCTTTGTGAACTTAGAAGGAAAGATACTTCTTGTTATTGGTCAGGATTTAGATTCAGTCAGAGAATACGTGAGATCCGGATACTTTCCAGTACCTGGTGGGGTGACAACGTACACTGATATCGCAACCCTCAACGGTCTTTATAACGATGCTGACTGGGGAGCCGGGTTGATAAATGCGAAAAAGTGTCTGGAAGAGTTTCCAAACTCTGCTCTTGTGATCGGACTGTACATGGTCAACATGCTGGATGGTGTGATCTCAGGGAAGTATGATCGTCAGATAGAGATTCTTGCTGAGTTCATCAAAGAAGCAAACAGATTGGTGTATCTCAGAATCGGATACGAATTCGATGGAATATGGAACAACTATGATCCAGAAAAGTACAAGGCCACTTTCAGGTATATAACAGAAAAACTCAGGGATTTCCTGGGAGACAAAAAGGATCTTCTCTTCACAGTGTGGCAGTCGTGTTCTTCTCCTTTGAACGTGATTCTTAGAAACTATCGAAAACCGGACATTTCACTCTGGTATCCCGGAGATGATTATGTGGATTTTGTGGGATTGTCCTGGTTTCTGCCTGCGAACGAGAGATATCGAAAGGCACCTTCTCAAAAGGAACTAGCAGAAGAGGTGGTAGCTTTTGCAAGGTTCCACAAAAAACCTGTGATTATAGCAGAGGCATCTCCACAGGGATACAATCTTTCAGAACTTACAAGAGCAAACATCAGTCCTGTTTTGGACGGTCCTGCTGGAGAGAAAAAAGTGAAAAAGACACCTGAGGAGATCTGGAACGAGTGGTTCAAACCTTTCTTCGAATTTGTGTATGAAAATTCAGACGTGATAAAGGTGGTAGCCTATATAAACGCCGACTGGGACTCTCAACCCATGTGGGGACCACCTTATGCAAACGGATACTGGGGAGACAGCAGGGTTCAAATCAATCCCGTAATCAGAGATTTGTGGCTGAAAGAAATCACAAAACCCATATGGAAACATGGTGAATGA